A single window of Methylocella tundrae DNA harbors:
- a CDS encoding sulfate/molybdate ABC transporter ATP-binding protein: protein MQIRAVDIVKSFPAARRAALEGVSLTVGSGELVALLGPSGGGKTTLLRIIAGLDIPDAGKVFFGDEDASQKTVQERRVGFVFQSYALFKHLTVEENVSFGLDVRERAQRPPKAEIRKRALELLDLVQLGGLEKRRPAQLSGGQRQRVALARALAVEPRVLLLDEPFGALDAKVRRELRSWLRELHAQTGHTTIFVTHDQDEALELADRVAVLNGGRIEQIGTPDEIYDHPASAFVNSFIGEATALRAHLRDGQVFIGDHQVALPASNRQAASGAGEGRLFVRPQDIAIGDAGPGALQGEILSVRRSGPTRRAEIAIPCQASSIEVDTPASAVYRPGEKVPVRFLRGTFFLNGESAAPAGA, encoded by the coding sequence ATGCAAATACGCGCCGTCGACATCGTCAAATCCTTCCCCGCAGCGCGCCGCGCGGCGCTGGAGGGCGTCAGCCTGACCGTCGGCAGCGGAGAGCTTGTCGCTTTGCTCGGACCATCTGGCGGCGGCAAGACGACCTTGCTGCGCATTATCGCGGGTCTCGACATTCCCGATGCCGGAAAAGTTTTCTTTGGCGACGAGGACGCCTCGCAAAAAACCGTGCAGGAGCGGCGCGTCGGCTTCGTGTTCCAGAGCTACGCGCTTTTCAAGCATCTGACGGTCGAAGAAAATGTCTCCTTCGGTCTCGACGTGCGTGAGCGCGCGCAGCGCCCGCCCAAGGCTGAAATTCGCAAGCGGGCTCTGGAGCTGCTGGATCTCGTCCAGCTGGGCGGCCTCGAAAAACGCCGTCCCGCGCAATTGTCAGGCGGTCAACGGCAACGCGTCGCCCTCGCCCGCGCGCTCGCCGTCGAGCCCCGCGTGCTGTTGCTTGACGAACCTTTCGGCGCGCTCGACGCCAAGGTGCGGCGCGAATTGCGCAGCTGGCTGCGCGAGCTTCACGCCCAGACGGGGCACACGACAATTTTCGTGACGCATGATCAGGATGAAGCGCTCGAACTCGCCGATCGCGTCGCGGTGCTCAATGGCGGCCGTATCGAGCAAATCGGCACGCCGGACGAGATCTACGACCATCCGGCGAGCGCATTTGTGAATTCATTCATAGGCGAGGCGACCGCTCTTCGCGCCCACCTGCGTGACGGGCAGGTTTTCATCGGCGACCATCAGGTGGCGCTTCCCGCCTCGAACCGGCAGGCGGCGAGCGGCGCAGGCGAAGGCCGGCTGTTCGTGCGCCCGCAAGATATCGCCATCGGCGACGCGGGCCCGGGTGCGCTTCAAGGCGAAATCCTGTCCGTGCGCCGAAGCGGCCCGACGCGGCGCGCGGAGATCGCAATTCCGTGCCAGGCCTCGAGCATCGAGGTCGATACGCCCGCTTCCGCCGTCTACCGCCCCGGCGAGAAGGTTCCGGTCCGCTTTTTGCGCGGCACGTTCTTCTTGAACGGGGAATCGGCGGCGCCCGCCGGCGCTTGA